CAGGTGCGCCGGGGATTCTGTTTCTTTTGCGACCTCGACGGCACGGGCGATTGCAAGGAATGCGAGGAAAAAGCCCGGCGACTGGCCGGGGAGTTCCTCATGCGCCTGCCCGATATCCGCGACGCCCTGGCCGAGGATGCCCAGGCCGCCTACGAAGGCGATCCGGCCTCCCGGTCGCCCGGCGAAACCATCTTCTGCTATCCGAGCCTCACCGCGCTCACCCACCACCGCGTTGCCCACGAGCTGCACCTGCTCGGCGTGGACCTCATTCCCCGCATCATCACCGAAATGGCCCACTCCGCAACCGGTATCGACATCCATCCCGGAGCCACCATCGGCCGGCGGTTTTTCATCGACCACGGCACCGGTACCGTCATCGGGGAAACCTGCATCATCGGCGACAACGTGCGCTTGTACCAGGGCGTCACCCTCGGCGCCAAAAGTTTCCCCAAAGACGAGGACGGGATGCTCGTCAAAGGTATTCCGCGCCATCCGGTCGTGGAAGACGACGTGGTCATCTACTCCGGAGCCACCGTGCTCGGCCGCATCACCATCGGCAAAGGCTCGGTGGTCGGCGGCAACGTCTGGGTTACCCGTGACGTGCCGCCCTATTCGCGCCTCGTGCAACAAGGCCCGGGCGGCGGCGGCAGCTGCGACGGCGGCGGGATTTGACGGCAGGGCCGGCCAGGGCCGGACAGGGCAGGGAAGGAGAGGGAAGGAGAGGGCAGGGGCTCCGCCCCTGGACCCCGCCGGGGGACTTGATGTCCCCCGGACCCCCTTTTACCGGGTTGGGATGGTGAGGCGGGAGTTCGGTTGGGGGGATCTTGTTGCCGCAATCGGCCCGGCGACACGAGGGGCTTTCGCCCCTCGACGCCGGACGCGATTGCGGCAACAACCGCGCCAGCGGCGAAGCGCCGCATTTAAGAAAAGATAAGTGCTTTAATTGTCGCCCCAAAGGGGCGACCGGCGTGGTGGAGGCGGCATCGTCCCGACAAATGCCGCCTCCATCTTCCCCAAGCCCGCCTGACCGTTTCTCCGTCAAAGTCCCGCCCAGCCAAAGCCGAGAAGGGGGGCCCGGGGGGCCCGTGGCCTCCCGGCGGGGGGGCGGGGCAGAGCCCCCGCTGCCTTCGCCTTCGCTTTTGCCTACCCCCTGCCGCGTCCGCGCGCGTCGAAGGCGGCCACGAGTTTGTCCTGGTAACGGGCGAGGAAGGCGGCCAGGGGCAGGCTTATGGCTGTGAGCAGGCACATGGCGACAAAGGGGCGCATATGGGGGCGCAGGAGGTCCGCGCCGTAGCCGAGGATGGGCTGGTGGAGCAGGTAGAAGCTGTAGGAGGCGGCGGCCGCGGCGGCGATGCGGGGCTTGGCCCCGAGTCGGGCCATGGCGGGCCAGGCGAAGAGCGATCCGGCCACGCCGATGCAGGCGGCGACGAGGAGGATATGGGCCAGGGGCATGGGCAGGGCGGTTTTGAAGAGAATGGCCAGGGGCAGGCAGACGTAGGCCAGGGCGGCGAATCCCATGCGCCAGGAGGCGGGCACGCCGGTGGGGTCGTCGCTGGCGAGCCGGGCGGCCCGGGGCTTCCAGGCCAGGGCGAAGGCCATGC
The sequence above is a segment of the Solidesulfovibrio fructosivorans JJ] genome. Coding sequences within it:
- the epsC gene encoding serine O-acetyltransferase EpsC gives rise to the protein MLCEESSYRTVYHRPLHDEPMPAIKTLAELMERLRAVIFPGYFGHSDITPENMRFHIGANLDAIFRLLTDQVRRGFCFFCDLDGTGDCKECEEKARRLAGEFLMRLPDIRDALAEDAQAAYEGDPASRSPGETIFCYPSLTALTHHRVAHELHLLGVDLIPRIITEMAHSATGIDIHPGATIGRRFFIDHGTGTVIGETCIIGDNVRLYQGVTLGAKSFPKDEDGMLVKGIPRHPVVEDDVVIYSGATVLGRITIGKGSVVGGNVWVTRDVPPYSRLVQQGPGGGGSCDGGGI